From the genome of Haloterrigena sp. KLK7, one region includes:
- a CDS encoding rhomboid family intramembrane serine protease, with protein sequence MLSQEAVLTIALSVVFPLFVVAAVLASVAVVSRLHGPGRRWGDVARSRLVMGVPWGSLLVIALVFCVYLFVQDGITAFGNPVTLPYRAYSYFYPLGMLTASFSHAGPGHLIGNLAGAAVVAPIAEYAWGHYPDERGATASASWRTDPWIRALVIFPLIVVAITIGSSLFALGPVIGFSGVVFAFAAFALVHYPVVTLVGVLGVQGALLTVYRALQTPIGVYVARPRPPSAPSWAGIAIQGHALGFFIGLVLGIALLRRRGSRPDALRVWIAILLFGFAQGLWQIYWFGSANVYYLFQGPGVLVVVLLALVVTIAITASERPVVPERIDRRLARLGGSSPDSAADAAVDRSLALARGSDRSSTSPLERIGEIATATTGESTRLSSVTRRKTAMFAVVAVFAVVAGMAIPVNLFVLDDATVSAESAVEIEDYTVQYAEGVENQKVSPVQVGPLAEAVSLESSGVIVSSTERQIWVEVVPANRLAFTGDAEVVVGGPGWRETVHVERTGWEPVGNDTVYQVEIWPDGEDRRLAHESEGSRADVRIDDRNVSIESRDGEFVLEVESQAGETVETTTIPASGESATAGGLTFERVDDTIYASADGTRIAVASEETYR encoded by the coding sequence ATGCTCTCGCAGGAGGCCGTCCTGACGATCGCCCTGTCGGTCGTCTTCCCGCTGTTCGTGGTGGCGGCGGTGCTCGCCTCCGTCGCCGTCGTCAGTCGGCTCCACGGCCCCGGCCGCCGCTGGGGCGACGTCGCCCGCTCCCGACTCGTGATGGGCGTTCCGTGGGGGTCGCTGCTCGTGATCGCGCTGGTTTTCTGCGTCTACCTGTTCGTCCAGGACGGGATCACCGCGTTCGGAAATCCGGTAACGCTCCCCTACCGGGCGTATTCGTACTTCTACCCGCTGGGGATGCTGACGGCGTCGTTCTCCCACGCCGGGCCGGGCCACCTCATCGGAAACCTCGCCGGCGCCGCCGTCGTCGCACCGATCGCGGAGTACGCCTGGGGGCACTACCCCGACGAGCGGGGCGCGACGGCGTCCGCCTCGTGGCGCACCGACCCGTGGATCCGCGCGCTGGTGATCTTCCCCCTGATCGTCGTCGCGATCACGATCGGCTCGAGTCTGTTCGCGCTCGGGCCCGTGATCGGCTTCTCGGGCGTCGTCTTCGCCTTCGCCGCCTTCGCGCTCGTCCACTACCCGGTGGTCACGCTCGTCGGCGTGCTCGGCGTTCAGGGCGCGCTGCTGACGGTCTACCGCGCGCTCCAGACGCCGATCGGCGTCTACGTCGCCCGGCCGCGCCCCCCGTCGGCGCCCTCGTGGGCCGGTATCGCCATTCAGGGCCACGCGCTCGGCTTCTTCATCGGACTCGTCCTCGGGATCGCGCTCCTCCGCCGGCGCGGGAGCCGCCCGGACGCGCTGCGGGTCTGGATCGCGATCCTGCTGTTCGGCTTCGCCCAGGGGCTGTGGCAGATCTACTGGTTCGGCAGCGCGAACGTCTACTACCTCTTTCAGGGGCCCGGCGTCCTCGTCGTCGTGCTCCTCGCGCTCGTGGTGACGATCGCGATAACGGCCTCGGAGCGACCGGTCGTCCCCGAGCGCATCGACCGCCGCCTCGCCCGACTCGGCGGCTCGAGTCCCGACTCGGCGGCCGACGCGGCCGTCGATCGATCGCTCGCGCTCGCCCGCGGGAGCGATCGGTCGTCGACGTCCCCCCTCGAGCGGATCGGCGAGATCGCGACGGCGACGACCGGGGAATCGACCCGGCTCTCGTCGGTGACGCGGCGCAAGACGGCGATGTTCGCGGTGGTGGCCGTCTTCGCGGTCGTCGCGGGGATGGCGATCCCGGTCAACCTCTTCGTGCTCGACGACGCGACCGTCTCCGCCGAGTCGGCCGTCGAGATCGAGGACTACACGGTCCAGTACGCCGAGGGCGTCGAGAATCAGAAGGTCTCGCCGGTTCAGGTGGGACCGCTCGCGGAGGCCGTCTCGCTCGAGTCCAGCGGGGTGATCGTCTCGAGCACGGAGCGCCAGATCTGGGTCGAGGTGGTCCCGGCCAACCGACTCGCCTTCACCGGCGATGCCGAGGTCGTCGTCGGGGGCCCGGGCTGGCGCGAGACCGTCCACGTCGAGCGGACCGGCTGGGAACCGGTCGGCAACGACACCGTCTATCAGGTCGAGATCTGGCCCGACGGGGAGGACCGACGGCTCGCCCACGAGTCAGAGGGATCGCGGGCGGACGTCCGCATCGACGACCGAAACGTCTCGATCGAGTCTCGGGACGGCGAGTTCGTCCTCGAGGTCGAGTCGCAGGCGGGCGAGACCGTCGAGACGACGACGATTCCCGCCAGCGGCGAGTCGGCGACGGCGGGCGGGCTCACGTTCGAGCGCGTCGACGACACGATCTACGCGAGCGCCGACGGAACCAGGATCGCGGTCGCGAGCGAAGAGACATACAGGTGA